One genomic region from Ornithinicoccus hortensis encodes:
- a CDS encoding sensor histidine kinase — MFSKPRSIAAHVLTIQVVFALVVAALSVLLAYRWADRLVEETTRTRVVTIAATLAATDDVRDAVSASTDPEGDLADVVARELDRTGADFIVVMSPDGIRYTHPTPELVGERFVGTIAPAQQGGTVLEDYEGSLGLSTRTVVPVLVDGQVEGLVSVGLQRTRVDDALRALVPDIAIAGGAVALLSGLGAWVAARRVREATRGLNAREVRRLDDHHEAVLHTIHEGLIISDPDGRLQVVNPEAQRLLGLRATDVGRTLEDLELSGALRDMIASPDRHVDVPHVSGGRTLLVSSGPVRRHGTVVATLTTLRDRTELADLTGRLGDANALADALHAQAHEAANRLHTVITLIELGRAEEAVEFATEELRTSQRARDAVVAALQEPSVAALVLGKTAQAAERGILLELDPDAHLPRGVVPARSAVTILGNLVDNAIDALTQVEGSEPKVITVDIQTGEGTVVFVVADNGPGLVDDALRHAFEKGWSTKAATAPGGRGLGLALVQQTVQLLGGSVSVGPPPGASFMVTLPVTAQVGSGS, encoded by the coding sequence GTGTTCAGCAAGCCACGGAGCATCGCCGCCCACGTGCTCACCATCCAGGTGGTGTTCGCGCTGGTCGTCGCTGCCCTCTCGGTGCTGCTCGCCTACCGCTGGGCGGACCGCCTGGTCGAGGAGACGACCCGGACCCGGGTGGTGACCATCGCCGCGACGCTCGCCGCCACCGACGACGTGCGCGACGCCGTCTCGGCCTCGACGGACCCCGAGGGCGACCTCGCGGACGTCGTCGCGCGGGAACTGGACCGCACGGGCGCCGACTTCATCGTCGTCATGTCGCCGGACGGCATCCGCTACACCCACCCCACCCCGGAACTGGTCGGCGAACGCTTCGTCGGCACGATCGCCCCGGCGCAGCAGGGTGGCACCGTGCTGGAGGACTACGAGGGGTCGCTGGGGCTGTCCACCCGCACCGTGGTCCCCGTGCTGGTCGACGGCCAGGTGGAGGGCCTGGTCTCCGTCGGGCTGCAGCGCACCAGGGTGGACGACGCGCTGCGCGCCCTGGTCCCGGACATCGCGATCGCCGGCGGCGCGGTCGCCCTGCTGTCCGGCCTGGGTGCCTGGGTGGCGGCCCGGCGGGTCCGGGAGGCGACCCGCGGCCTGAACGCCCGGGAGGTGCGGCGCCTGGACGACCACCACGAGGCGGTGCTGCACACCATCCACGAGGGGCTGATCATCAGCGACCCCGACGGGCGGCTGCAGGTGGTCAACCCAGAGGCGCAGCGGCTGCTTGGGCTCCGGGCCACCGACGTCGGGCGCACGCTGGAAGACCTGGAGCTCTCCGGGGCGCTGCGCGACATGATCGCGAGCCCCGACCGGCACGTCGACGTCCCTCACGTCAGCGGGGGTCGCACCCTCCTGGTGTCCTCCGGCCCGGTCCGCAGGCACGGCACGGTGGTGGCGACCCTGACCACCCTGCGGGACCGGACCGAGCTGGCGGACCTCACGGGGCGCCTGGGCGACGCGAACGCACTGGCCGACGCCCTGCACGCGCAGGCGCACGAGGCCGCGAACCGGCTGCACACGGTGATCACCCTCATCGAGCTGGGCCGTGCCGAGGAGGCCGTGGAGTTCGCGACGGAGGAACTGCGGACCTCCCAGCGGGCCAGGGACGCCGTGGTCGCGGCGCTCCAGGAGCCCTCGGTGGCCGCGCTCGTCCTGGGCAAGACCGCCCAGGCCGCCGAGCGCGGCATACTCCTCGAGCTCGACCCGGACGCACACCTGCCGCGAGGGGTCGTGCCGGCCCGCAGTGCCGTGACGATCCTCGGCAACCTAGTCGACAACGCCATCGACGCACTGACCCAGGTGGAGGGGTCGGAGCCGAAGGTGATCACGGTGGACATCCAGACCGGGGAGGGGACCGTCGTCTTCGTGGTCGCGGACAACGGCCCCGGGCTGGTCGACGACGCCCTGCGGCACGCCTTCGAGAAGGGCTGGTCGACCAAGGCCGCCACCGCGCCGGGCGGTCGCGGGCTCGGGTTGGCGCTGGTGCAACAGACGGTGCAGCTGCTCGGCGGCAGCGTGTCCGTCGGGCCCCCGCCGGGAGCCTCGTTCATGGTGACCCTGCCGGTCACCGCCCAGGTGGGGAGTGGCTCGTGA
- a CDS encoding GTP-binding protein: MEGLTMPTPLYLVTGLHAESMAAATLGLQFDLPDPVVVRHEVDVAAGTLRRTVSDITGVLEREVVRLEHACASCAVREDVIPTLERLGQLDRWQAIVVHLPVAADGSSVCRVLGADRRVAPSVRAAAVVLALDGPGVVGDLLGDDLLSERFPVATAGDHRGVGEVLAAMVEYADLVAVFGDVGPDGTDLLRHLARPGVRLGLGGPDLPAGALLAGLHDHRASERWVAEVYQGRWREAQGPSAWRMELTTTLPLHPERFREGVPALGSGRLRTRGCFWVASRPGQVGVWDGAGGQVSIGTRGSWGRARPLTRLLFTGLLEDDVRPRLREAFDGVLLTDDELRARGPRWEVARDGLEPWLGAIRRAA; the protein is encoded by the coding sequence ATGGAAGGGCTCACCATGCCGACCCCGCTCTACCTGGTCACCGGGCTGCACGCCGAGTCGATGGCCGCCGCCACCCTCGGCCTGCAGTTCGACCTGCCCGACCCGGTCGTGGTCCGCCACGAGGTGGACGTCGCGGCCGGGACGCTGCGGCGCACGGTTAGCGACATCACCGGCGTCCTGGAGCGCGAGGTGGTCCGGTTGGAGCACGCGTGTGCCAGTTGCGCGGTGCGCGAGGACGTCATCCCGACCCTGGAGCGGCTCGGGCAGCTGGACCGGTGGCAGGCGATCGTGGTGCACCTGCCGGTCGCCGCGGACGGATCGTCGGTATGCCGGGTGCTGGGGGCCGACCGTCGCGTGGCCCCGAGCGTCCGGGCCGCGGCAGTCGTGCTCGCCCTGGACGGTCCGGGCGTCGTCGGCGACCTGCTGGGGGACGACCTGCTCAGCGAACGGTTCCCCGTCGCCACGGCCGGTGACCACCGCGGCGTCGGCGAGGTGCTCGCCGCGATGGTGGAGTACGCCGACCTGGTCGCCGTCTTCGGCGACGTCGGTCCGGACGGCACCGACCTGCTGCGCCACCTGGCCAGGCCCGGCGTCCGCCTCGGGCTGGGCGGTCCCGACCTCCCCGCGGGTGCCCTGCTCGCCGGCCTGCACGACCACCGGGCCAGCGAGCGGTGGGTCGCCGAGGTCTACCAGGGCAGGTGGCGGGAGGCGCAGGGTCCGTCCGCCTGGCGGATGGAGCTGACCACGACCCTGCCGCTACACCCGGAGCGGTTCCGAGAGGGCGTCCCCGCGCTCGGCAGCGGGCGGCTGCGGACCCGGGGCTGCTTCTGGGTCGCCAGCCGCCCCGGGCAGGTCGGCGTCTGGGACGGCGCCGGCGGGCAGGTCAGCATCGGGACGCGCGGCTCGTGGGGCCGCGCCAGGCCGCTGACCCGGTTGCTCTTCACCGGCCTGCTCGAGGACGACGTCCGCCCGCGCCTGCGGGAGGCCTTCGACGGCGTGCTGCTCACCGACGACGAACTGCGCGCGAGGGGTCCCCGCTGGGAGGTCGCCCGCGACGGGCTGGAGCCCTGGCTCGGCGCCATCCGGCGCGCGGCGTGA
- a CDS encoding response regulator: MSGGPEQVAPELRVLVVDDEPLTAAGHAEYVARVRGFRVVATVGTARDAVGALGKEEIDLVLLDLNLPDGHGLEIARSVRASGRAIDLLPITAARETELVRLAVSLGVVGYLLKPFTFADLRERLDAYRHYRDELGGSADSNQGRIDSMLARLHHPVVTGAIPAKGLSPQLLDQVIDVLRDRAGQEGLSASDVAGHVGTSRVTARRYLQRLVDQGAAVRSHRLGGTGRPEVVFRWRLDP, from the coding sequence GTGAGTGGTGGGCCGGAGCAGGTGGCGCCGGAGCTGCGGGTGCTGGTCGTCGACGACGAACCGTTGACCGCCGCCGGGCACGCGGAGTACGTGGCCCGGGTGCGGGGGTTCCGGGTGGTCGCCACGGTCGGCACGGCCCGGGATGCCGTCGGGGCCCTGGGGAAGGAGGAGATCGACCTGGTCCTGCTTGACCTCAACCTGCCGGACGGCCACGGTCTGGAGATCGCCCGCTCGGTGCGCGCGTCCGGCCGCGCGATCGACCTGCTGCCGATCACGGCCGCGCGGGAGACCGAGCTGGTGCGGCTCGCAGTGTCCCTGGGGGTGGTCGGCTACCTGCTCAAGCCGTTCACCTTCGCCGACCTCCGGGAACGGCTGGACGCCTACCGGCACTACCGGGACGAGCTGGGCGGCAGCGCCGACAGCAACCAGGGCCGGATCGACTCCATGCTGGCCCGCCTGCACCACCCGGTCGTCACCGGCGCCATCCCGGCCAAGGGGCTGAGCCCGCAGCTGCTCGACCAGGTCATTGACGTGCTCCGCGACCGCGCCGGCCAGGAGGGGCTGTCGGCCTCGGACGTCGCCGGCCACGTCGGCACCTCGCGGGTGACGGCCCGGCGTTACCTGCAGCGACTGGTCGACCAGGGAGCGGCCGTGCGCAGCCACCGGCTCGGTGGGACAGGCCGCCCCGAGGTCGTCTTCCGGTGGCGGCTGGACCCGTGA
- a CDS encoding class I SAM-dependent methyltransferase: MTHTLPTEPTYEGLGEFHDLSMTAPWERLRPHVRTLFAGLPATSTVADLGAGSGMGTRVLAQESGVRIVALEPSLVMRSVLTARVGDSPDLSRRVTVLAGALPVDLDALPRPLDGCVCAHMLGHLDTSARRRLWRGLADRCTTGAVGLVTTEERHEDDLARTGRRAGEPLVETRVLGGLEYRAVYRDAGTLGSTDRFSTTYQVLADGELLREATFAGSWAPVSYEVLVDELGSSGLRARTLAPGVAAITR; this comes from the coding sequence ATGACCCACACCCTGCCCACCGAACCGACCTATGAGGGACTCGGTGAGTTCCACGACCTGTCCATGACCGCGCCGTGGGAGCGCCTGCGGCCACACGTGCGCACCCTCTTCGCCGGGCTGCCCGCTACGTCCACCGTCGCCGACCTCGGCGCGGGGAGCGGCATGGGGACCCGGGTGCTGGCGCAGGAGAGCGGGGTGCGGATCGTGGCCCTCGAGCCGAGTCTGGTGATGCGGTCGGTGCTGACCGCCAGGGTGGGCGACAGCCCGGACCTGTCCCGCCGGGTGACCGTCCTGGCCGGTGCCCTACCGGTCGACCTGGACGCGTTGCCCCGGCCCCTCGACGGGTGCGTCTGCGCGCACATGCTCGGGCACCTGGACACCTCGGCCCGGCGCCGGCTGTGGCGCGGACTGGCCGACCGGTGCACCACCGGTGCTGTGGGACTGGTGACGACGGAGGAACGCCACGAGGACGACCTCGCCCGCACCGGGCGCCGGGCCGGCGAGCCGCTGGTCGAGACCCGCGTGCTCGGCGGCCTGGAATACCGGGCGGTCTACCGCGACGCGGGGACGCTCGGGAGCACCGACCGGTTCAGCACCACCTACCAGGTGCTGGCGGACGGCGAGCTGCTGCGGGAGGCGACCTTCGCCGGGAGCTGGGCGCCGGTGTCCTACGAGGTCCTCGTCGACGAGCTGGGCAGCAGCGGTCTCCGGGCCCGCACCCTGGCTCCCGGTGTCGCGGCCATCACCCGTTAG
- a CDS encoding GNAT family N-acetyltransferase — MSRTRLATGAPPATLRVTDLTADLLDGVAGLLVAATVHRAALAGRATDPADRSATALRAAARAVVEPALDDADRFCLVALCGPGGPGGEDVVGVLTGLVTRLTPEDAGYTYLPPRHALAPLSGWAVRDGSDPAVLATLWEVARSRSAALGLDRLTVQVLDADWPAMGHWRTLGLRPDTALACRSTAVPGPVGPSSPTIRPAVPADLESVVDLALEEQIYHARHTGSGMAADQSRDTVAAVSEAWLDPDAPEETERAFVAEAPDGTLIGVTTVHTLRVPDTVLSARVLPRRHGYIGLTCVSAPWRGRGVGRALTGRALDWLRALPDPTAFTGLHYVTDNVTSAPFWSGLGFASVLTHLTDAAPHHPHPPQPSARRTTR; from the coding sequence ATGTCCCGCACCCGCCTTGCCACCGGAGCACCACCCGCCACCCTCCGTGTCACCGACCTCACCGCCGACCTCCTGGACGGGGTCGCCGGGCTCCTCGTGGCGGCCACCGTCCACCGAGCAGCCCTGGCCGGACGGGCGACCGACCCCGCCGATCGGTCGGCGACCGCACTGCGCGCCGCCGCGCGGGCGGTCGTCGAACCGGCCCTGGACGACGCCGACAGGTTCTGCCTCGTCGCCCTCTGCGGACCTGGCGGCCCCGGGGGCGAGGATGTCGTGGGCGTCCTCACCGGACTGGTCACCCGGTTGACCCCGGAGGACGCGGGCTACACCTACCTGCCGCCGCGGCACGCGCTCGCCCCGCTGTCAGGATGGGCCGTCCGTGACGGGTCCGACCCCGCGGTCCTGGCCACCCTGTGGGAGGTGGCCCGGTCGCGCTCGGCGGCGCTCGGCCTGGACCGTCTCACCGTGCAGGTGCTCGACGCGGACTGGCCGGCCATGGGCCACTGGCGCACGCTCGGGCTCCGGCCGGACACCGCCCTCGCCTGCCGGTCCACGGCAGTCCCGGGGCCGGTCGGCCCGTCCTCGCCCACCATCCGCCCCGCCGTTCCTGCCGACCTCGAGTCGGTGGTCGACCTGGCGCTGGAGGAGCAGATCTACCACGCACGACATACCGGGTCCGGGATGGCGGCGGACCAGAGCCGGGACACCGTGGCCGCCGTATCCGAGGCATGGCTCGACCCCGACGCCCCGGAGGAGACGGAACGCGCTTTCGTTGCGGAGGCCCCCGACGGCACCCTCATCGGCGTCACCACCGTGCACACCCTGCGCGTCCCCGACACCGTGCTCAGCGCACGCGTCCTGCCGCGACGGCACGGCTACATCGGGCTTACCTGCGTCAGCGCCCCGTGGCGTGGTCGCGGGGTGGGCAGGGCACTGACCGGTCGCGCCCTGGACTGGCTGCGGGCGCTGCCCGACCCAACGGCCTTCACCGGGCTGCACTACGTGACCGACAACGTGACCTCGGCCCCGTTCTGGAGCGGGCTCGGCTTCGCCAGCGTGCTCACCCACCTCACCGACGCGGCACCGCACCACCCACACCCACCGCAACCATCCGCGAGGAGAACGACCCGATGA
- a CDS encoding GTP-binding protein yields MSGQGPRRDVETRRAWRIELAASVPLHPQRWQWDIDSLVDGRFRSRGCFWALSRPQQVGVWEGAGGQLSIGALGPWGRARPFTRWLFNGLLEDDPRDRLEEVVADIVLTEAELRSRGTHWDVATNGLEPWLGRTSQVA; encoded by the coding sequence GTGTCCGGACAGGGCCCGCGTCGCGACGTCGAGACGCGTCGGGCCTGGCGGATAGAACTCGCGGCGAGCGTGCCCCTGCACCCGCAGCGGTGGCAGTGGGACATCGACTCCCTGGTCGATGGCCGGTTCCGGTCACGCGGGTGCTTCTGGGCGCTGAGCCGTCCGCAGCAGGTAGGTGTCTGGGAGGGCGCCGGCGGCCAGCTGAGCATCGGAGCCCTGGGTCCGTGGGGGCGCGCCCGACCCTTCACCCGATGGCTGTTCAACGGCCTGCTGGAGGATGACCCGCGGGACCGGCTGGAGGAGGTCGTTGCCGACATCGTGCTGACCGAGGCCGAGTTGCGGAGCCGGGGAACCCACTGGGACGTGGCCACGAACGGGCTGGAGCCGTGGCTCGGGAGGACGTCCCAGGTCGCCTAA
- a CDS encoding dodecin produces the protein MANHVYAVSELVGSSPDGVEAAVTNALASAQQTVRNLDWFEVTEIRGHLTDDGSVGDWQVGIKLGFRVEK, from the coding sequence ATGGCCAATCACGTGTATGCCGTGTCCGAGCTGGTCGGCAGCTCGCCGGACGGGGTGGAAGCAGCGGTCACCAACGCGCTGGCCTCGGCCCAGCAGACGGTCCGCAACCTGGACTGGTTCGAGGTGACCGAGATCCGCGGGCACCTGACCGACGACGGGTCGGTCGGCGACTGGCAGGTCGGGATCAAGCTCGGGTTCCGCGTGGAGAAGTAA
- a CDS encoding LacI family DNA-binding transcriptional regulator, which translates to MSEPQSPATLADVARVARVHLSTASRVLHSTGAESRRAAGPQTADRIRQVARELNYMRDPAARQLRTRRSSQLAVLVPRLSDLVLATIYEGIQGRAIERGYTTYVANTQDQDELRMRLTDVALARRSDGLIFGDASLDHTFLDELRGRGVPVVLVSRRSGDHISATCDDVAGGALVADHLAGLGHQRLAVIGGVPWASTAVDRIEGFIGRLGELGREVATDLRVQNGFDARSGYAAALRCLERPDPPSAIFAVNDFAALGAMGAAHSLGLQVGRDVAIVGYNDTSLAEVAPLPLTSVRSPMRDMGTAAADLMIDLIEGVAVESVVLAPELVPRESTLGRVAT; encoded by the coding sequence GTGTCCGAACCACAGAGCCCGGCGACACTCGCCGATGTCGCCCGGGTCGCCAGGGTGCACCTGTCCACGGCCTCGAGAGTGCTGCACTCGACGGGTGCTGAGTCCCGCAGGGCGGCTGGCCCGCAGACCGCGGACCGGATCCGGCAGGTCGCGCGTGAGTTGAACTACATGCGAGACCCTGCAGCCCGACAGCTGCGCACCCGGCGCAGCAGTCAACTGGCGGTATTGGTGCCCCGGTTGTCCGACCTGGTCTTGGCCACGATCTATGAGGGCATCCAGGGCAGAGCCATCGAGCGCGGCTACACGACATACGTGGCGAACACCCAGGACCAGGACGAGTTGCGGATGCGGCTCACGGACGTGGCGCTGGCCCGTCGGTCGGATGGATTGATCTTCGGTGATGCAAGCCTGGACCACACCTTCTTGGACGAGCTGCGCGGGCGTGGCGTACCGGTGGTGTTGGTGAGCAGGCGATCGGGTGATCACATCAGCGCCACGTGTGACGACGTGGCAGGTGGGGCGCTGGTGGCGGATCACCTGGCCGGTCTCGGGCATCAGCGGCTGGCGGTGATCGGCGGTGTCCCCTGGGCGAGCACGGCGGTCGACCGGATCGAGGGATTCATCGGTCGCCTGGGTGAGCTCGGCCGGGAGGTGGCCACGGATCTGCGGGTGCAGAACGGCTTCGATGCGCGGTCCGGCTACGCGGCGGCGCTGCGTTGCCTGGAGCGACCGGACCCGCCGTCGGCGATCTTTGCGGTCAACGACTTCGCGGCCCTCGGCGCCATGGGCGCGGCGCATTCGCTCGGTCTGCAGGTCGGCAGGGACGTTGCCATCGTGGGATACAACGACACGTCGTTGGCCGAGGTCGCGCCGTTACCGCTGACCTCGGTGCGCTCGCCCATGCGCGACATGGGGACCGCCGCCGCCGACCTGATGATCGACCTCATCGAGGGGGTCGCGGTGGAATCCGTGGTCCTGGCGCCCGAGTTGGTGCCACGGGAGTCCACGCTGGGCCGCGTCGCCACCTAA
- a CDS encoding ABC transporter permease, whose translation MLRPTRTRRSSRLLRLVPALGLVGLALLPVAFLVVFFGWPVGGMLDRGLRPDGAWDFSGIPEVLGRARTGRVLLFTLLMAAAGSLITLLLGIPLAFALYRLRFPGRGLLRAVVVMPFVLPTVVVGVMFRSLLSSGGPLGFLGLDGHWVPILMAFVFFNLAVVVRTVGGMWEGLDRRAEESAAALGATPWQVLRTVTLPALAPAIVSAGTLVFLFCSTAFGVVLTLGGLRYGTIETEIYLLTTQFLDLQAAAVLSIVQLVAVVAMLAIAARTRSRREQSLRRGGTGSAARTPRRGDVPVLSVSGLAVLLILLPVGSLVIRSLRVGDGWGLGNYRALTNPEASPAMRASVTEAVENSLRTALDATVLAMVLGVCVAVVVSRRPRMPSARRLVAGLDGAFMLPLGISAVTVGFGFLITLDRPPFDLRTSPVLVPIAQAMVALPLVVRTLTPVLRSIDPRLRQAAATLGAGPLRASWTVEAPVMLRPLLAATGFAFAVSLGEFGATSFLARSDRPTVPVVIYDLISRPGADNLGMALAASVVLSLLTVTVMGVVERLRVGNVGTF comes from the coding sequence ATGCTGCGTCCCACCCGTACCCGCAGGTCGTCCCGCCTGCTGCGGTTGGTGCCCGCCCTCGGGCTCGTCGGGCTGGCGCTGCTGCCCGTCGCCTTCCTGGTCGTCTTCTTCGGGTGGCCGGTCGGCGGCATGCTCGACCGCGGCCTGCGGCCCGACGGGGCGTGGGACTTCTCCGGTATCCCCGAGGTCCTCGGCCGAGCGCGGACCGGGCGGGTGCTCCTGTTCACTCTCCTGATGGCCGCGGCGGGCAGTCTGATCACCCTGCTCCTCGGCATACCGCTGGCCTTTGCCCTGTACCGGTTGCGGTTCCCCGGGCGCGGCCTGCTGCGGGCGGTCGTGGTGATGCCGTTCGTGCTGCCGACCGTGGTGGTCGGGGTGATGTTCCGCTCGCTGCTCTCCAGCGGGGGACCGCTGGGCTTCCTCGGGCTCGACGGGCACTGGGTGCCGATCCTGATGGCCTTCGTCTTCTTCAACCTGGCGGTCGTGGTGCGCACCGTCGGCGGGATGTGGGAGGGGCTGGACCGGCGGGCCGAGGAGAGCGCGGCGGCACTGGGAGCCACGCCCTGGCAGGTGCTGCGGACCGTGACGCTGCCCGCGCTGGCGCCGGCGATCGTGTCGGCGGGGACGCTGGTCTTCCTGTTCTGCTCCACCGCCTTCGGGGTCGTGCTGACGCTAGGCGGATTGCGCTACGGGACGATCGAGACCGAGATCTACCTGCTCACTACGCAGTTCCTGGACCTGCAGGCGGCCGCGGTGCTCTCCATCGTCCAGCTCGTCGCCGTCGTGGCCATGCTGGCGATCGCCGCCCGCACCAGGAGCCGGCGGGAGCAGTCGTTGAGGCGCGGCGGGACCGGCTCGGCCGCGCGGACTCCCCGTCGGGGGGACGTCCCGGTGCTCTCCGTGTCGGGTCTGGCGGTGCTGCTCATCCTGCTGCCCGTGGGTTCGCTGGTGATCCGCTCGCTGCGGGTGGGGGACGGGTGGGGCCTGGGCAACTACCGGGCGCTGACCAACCCGGAGGCCTCGCCGGCGATGCGGGCCAGCGTCACCGAGGCGGTCGAGAACTCGCTGCGCACGGCCCTGGACGCCACCGTCCTGGCGATGGTGCTCGGGGTGTGCGTGGCCGTGGTGGTCTCCCGGCGGCCCCGTATGCCGTCCGCCCGCCGGTTGGTCGCGGGGCTGGACGGCGCCTTCATGCTGCCGCTGGGGATCTCGGCGGTCACGGTCGGCTTCGGCTTCCTGATCACCCTGGACCGGCCGCCGTTCGACCTGCGCACCTCGCCCGTGCTGGTCCCGATCGCCCAGGCGATGGTGGCGCTTCCGCTGGTGGTGCGCACCCTCACCCCGGTGCTGCGCTCGATCGACCCGCGGTTGCGCCAGGCGGCTGCCACCCTTGGGGCCGGACCGCTGCGGGCCTCGTGGACGGTGGAGGCCCCGGTGATGCTGCGGCCGCTGCTGGCCGCGACGGGCTTCGCCTTCGCGGTATCGCTGGGGGAGTTCGGTGCCACCAGCTTCCTGGCCCGCTCGGACCGGCCCACGGTGCCGGTCGTGATCTACGACCTGATCAGCCGCCCGGGCGCCGACAACCTCGGGATGGCGCTCGCCGCTTCCGTCGTGCTGTCGTTGCTCACCGTCACCGTGATGGGCGTAGTCGAGCGGCTGCGGGTCGGCAACGTCGGCACCTTCTGA
- a CDS encoding GntP family permease — MIALHTTISIVAIILLIIRFRIDPIIALVAGSLYLGLASGIGFAATLTAITTGFGEIMAKIGLLIGFGVLIGSLLHAVGAFRAMVEALVRLVPAKRLPYALAMALATIFPSIYVDVQVVLAAPVARSSSGLIGPRGLPLLAGALGTGIFCGYVFVVPGLAAVSIAGLLEVPLGTYLLYGIVIGPVTALLTVWLFGLLLRTGWWKADRDEEENEALLEAEEEEANGHLKPRWRPSLGVAVLPILVPLLMIAFGAFAGLAERSNAFIEFIGNPTFALFVGLLGAYAMARRSLRVGGTTAAFEKGLHTTGEILLVTGVGGSLGAVIEATGLAEVLGGLFSVNAAAPVLVSVLLAWFIAALLHLAIGSVSVAAITAAGIIAPILGSLGVAPVVIGLAIASGSLFALQVNSNFFWMFKALLGLSTSGSLKTLTVVTSIASLVSIPLVLTASLVA; from the coding sequence GTGATCGCCCTGCACACGACGATCAGCATCGTCGCCATCATCCTGCTCATCATCCGGTTCCGGATCGACCCGATCATCGCGCTGGTCGCCGGGTCGTTGTACCTGGGCCTGGCCTCCGGCATCGGCTTCGCCGCGACGCTCACCGCGATCACGACCGGCTTCGGCGAGATCATGGCCAAGATCGGTCTCCTCATCGGGTTCGGCGTCCTCATCGGGTCGCTGCTCCACGCGGTCGGCGCGTTCCGCGCGATGGTCGAGGCGCTGGTGCGCCTGGTCCCCGCGAAACGCCTGCCCTACGCGCTGGCCATGGCGCTGGCCACGATCTTCCCCTCGATCTACGTGGACGTCCAGGTCGTGCTGGCCGCCCCCGTCGCCCGGTCGTCGTCCGGGCTGATCGGTCCCCGCGGCCTGCCGCTGCTGGCTGGGGCCTTGGGCACCGGCATCTTCTGCGGCTACGTCTTCGTCGTGCCCGGGCTCGCCGCCGTCTCCATCGCCGGCCTGCTCGAGGTGCCGCTGGGCACCTACCTGCTCTACGGCATCGTCATCGGCCCGGTCACCGCGCTGCTCACGGTGTGGCTGTTCGGCCTGCTGCTGCGGACCGGCTGGTGGAAGGCCGACCGGGACGAGGAGGAGAACGAGGCACTCCTGGAGGCCGAGGAGGAGGAAGCCAACGGCCACCTCAAGCCCCGCTGGCGCCCGTCCCTCGGGGTCGCCGTCCTGCCGATCCTGGTCCCCCTGCTGATGATCGCCTTCGGGGCGTTCGCCGGGCTGGCGGAGCGCTCCAACGCCTTCATCGAGTTCATCGGTAACCCCACCTTCGCGCTGTTCGTCGGCCTGCTCGGGGCGTATGCCATGGCTCGCCGCAGCCTCCGGGTCGGCGGCACCACGGCCGCCTTCGAGAAGGGGCTGCACACCACCGGCGAGATCCTCCTGGTCACCGGTGTCGGTGGGTCGCTCGGCGCGGTCATCGAGGCCACCGGCCTGGCCGAGGTGCTCGGCGGGCTGTTCTCGGTGAACGCCGCCGCGCCGGTGCTCGTCAGCGTGCTGCTGGCCTGGTTCATCGCCGCCCTGTTGCACCTGGCGATCGGCTCGGTCTCGGTCGCGGCCATCACGGCGGCTGGGATCATCGCCCCGATCCTGGGGTCGCTGGGCGTCGCGCCGGTCGTGATCGGACTGGCCATCGCGTCCGGCTCGCTGTTCGCCTTGCAGGTCAACAGCAACTTCTTCTGGATGTTCAAGGCCCTGCTGGGGCTGTCCACCTCGGGCAGCCTGAAGACGTTGACGGTCGTGACCTCGATCGCCAGCCTGGTCTCCATCCCGCTCGTCCTGACGGCCAGCCTGGTGGCCTGA